TTTACCCTAATGGTCCAGCAGTCAGAATAGCCTTCTCACCTTCTTCTCCATCCATCGAACCTATGATCCAACTGCTATAGGCAGAACCTGGACTCATCGCTGAAAACAACCTTCAGATTCCAGTGCACAAGTTGTTGACACCAGTCCAAACATTCCTGATTGTGAAAGGCACTAATAGCAGGCCTACTAACTAGCAGTCCTGTGAGACTAGTTGTGTGCAGTCTGTTCTGGATTGCCTGGGTACACAGCTAGATTGGCTGTATCTGGGTGTCAGCAGCTCAAAACAAGAGTGAATAACAGAATAAGTTGTTTGGCATTGGCAGGGAACAGTTGGCAATTTTTTCATGGGTATAAACCACCCTTCTGCTGCTCAacacacaaatgcattttcattACAAATGTGGCACCATTTAAGCGAAAGTAAACAGGCTTTCCAACAGTATACGATTTATTGCCAAGAAGCACTGTTACAACACTTAATACATTGATCAAGCATAAATTTCCTAACTTTTGTGTTAAGTTTAGCTATGAAATAAGAAAACAGTAATATATATTCTGCAAAACTGGAAGCTATTACACTTTTTCCCAATAACATATGGATACAGATTATGGTCAGTAATGTTTAGAGATGTATAGTATATGTTTCAGGCATAGTGGTAGGCATGTAGTAAATAGTAATCCTCCTTAATCCTTTGCCGGCTATATCTAAAGTTGTCAGATGGAGATCTACAGAGAGTATTAAAACTCTGTATGGCCCCACTAAGGACCACCCACCATGCAATGCTGCTTGCATGGTGTATTTTACTgcctaaaatgtaaaaaacattttactttattttgacaggcagaaggaaagaaggaacGGCACACAGAAAATTTATGGATATAGTGAAGGAGGTGCATGCAGAGGGTCTTCACAGTGCTCTTACAGTTTTGATGAAGGGAAAGCTGAAATTAAGAAATAATTTTGGCTGACAAATTTTTACCACAAATGAGCCTACACATGGCTCTGTATACATACTCAACAGTTTTCATAACttcaaaagagaaattaaaaagagAGTTACTTGTGGTGAAGACTATTTTAACAGCACTttaacagctttatttttttctgtttgccatcatcattattatcatcactacAAAAACCCACCTCTGAACTCTAGACATCTGTTAGATGTGTAATAAAGTAACTCTTTTCTAACAATGAACAACTTCCATGCATaaacccccaaacaaaacagccataataaaagtaaacaattattactgttttattattttaagatAACGCTGTAAAACCTTGTCTTTATGAGTACATAAATGCCTCTGTTTACATTGTACATGAACACAAAGAGACATGCAATGGATTATACAGTCTTGCTACCTGTTTCACTCTCCTTTGCTGATGGAAGGTGTAAACAATGTACAATATGAATTATCCAACAGCAGATGTTGTGTAAAGATAAAAGAACACTTTCAGTACATTTGTTAGTTATTAAGGTACCCACAGTGcataaaaataatttgttagcTTGCCCACATAGTCTTTGCTGTATAATGTTTAGCTTTTTATTCTAAATGATACAGGTTCTTAGCCATTTAGTAGAGGAAAAGCTTCACTGATGTACATTCAAAATTGTACATTTATTACAGCATACTGCTACAGTGTATAACAAAGGTGTGTTCTGACAGTTGGTGTGATGATTATACTGCTTTTAAGCTTACAAATTCTCAGAATAAGCAGTATTCCCCTCCAAGctaaatacaatttaaactgAGCACTATGTTTCTAACGGCAGGCGCTGATGCAACATGTCCTTGTCCACTCCTTTAACCTCACAGGGTTTGTTTGCCTATTTGCTCTTCCCCTTGTAGCTCTGCTCATGATATTAAGCTGCAAAGGGACTTTTTCCCCCCAATTGTCAGCATTGCCACTGTCTGCCTGTGGACACAGTAGTCAGATGTGGCCTTTTAATGCTCTGAAACTGATCAGACATGACAGGATGAGGTTAATCTACCTCAGGAGTTAATGGGCTAGCTCACCAGGACTTCATAGTCGGCTGTTTACAAAAGCGGGGATTATGTATGTGCAATATCAATGCCTTACTTTCAGTCTTAACACATTCATTAATTCTCACTTTTTACCTTTTTAGGGGGAAAAGAATGTGCTTACAAAGTGCTTACTAAAACACTTCAGCATTACCAGTTGATCATTATAAACTTAGATTTAAGGAAGAGTTAAAAGGCAATACAACTAGGAGaaattacacaaacacatacacacacacaggtgcaaATACATAGAAAATACTTTCTACAGTTTTTCCAGTTACATTTTTCCCTTATTAGCTTCTCATTATTGGCTTCATTCAGAACTGCATTTACAATCCATCTCCTCATATACTAtatcttgaataatcaggacCCATTATATCTTAAAGACCTTGTAGTATCTTACTATCCAAAAAGAGGACTTCATTCTCTCATTGTAGGTTTACTTGTGGTTACTAGAATTTTCAAAACCCTCACTCAGTTATGCTGCATTGTGCTTAGGCTGTTGGGAGGCCTCCCATGATAtactgtttctttttcattcatttcttttcGCTTCTATGTATTTATAAACCTCTACTATATTTAATCAAAAATACTTATTAAACATCATAAATACTTATTAAACTATTAAACTAAGCTATTTCTTCcatagtgtgtcttttgtcctgtttctttctgctctctctctctttcccctcacccccgACTGGTTGTGGGGAATGGCCGCCCCTTCGTGAGGCTGCTTCTGCCTgagattttttctttgttaaaagggagtttttcattcACTCTATTGCCAGTAGCTTGGTTGTGGGGTTCCATGTGCTTGAGGGagtttctttctaatattgtaaGATCTTAgatttataatataaagcaccttgaacaGAGTCTTGCTGACAGTTTATGTGGGTTGTATGTAATTTTAATAGAACAAATATGGattaaattagatttttaataacaaaaaaaaatcaaacagtggcagtgtttttctacttttcacactcacattcacacctatggacgATTTAGAATTATCAATTAACCTAACCTCACCTCCCCCCActccatgtctttggactgtgggaggaagctgaagtacccagagagaacacGGGGACCacgggagaacatgcaaactccacatagtAAGACCCTGATCTGATGGTAAAATTGAAGTCAGgaccttgctgtgaggcaacagtgctaaccatagCTGCTCCATGATGTTATTCAAATTTCTATTATTTTACAGTACTATTTTGACCCCTCTCAGAATATAACCTTTTTAACAGGTCAATGCAGAGTGGAGTGGAGTGGAGTTAGACTTCATCATGGTAACTGATACTAAGCTGCCTAACAGATTACACAGGCATTGGCTCTGTTTCACTGTGCCTTTTGATAAAATAATCTGTAATAACTGAAAGTAGACATAGATGATTAAACTAAAACTaggtataaaaaatatattatttaacTTTAAACTAACAAACAAATCCAACAAGGGCGGAGGTGGTGCAGTGTTTGGCACTTTTCCCTTATAGCAACTATGTCTTGGGTCCAAATTTACAATCCGACTGgggcctttctttctttcttttctggtGGGCCTTTCTGCATGGAGTTTGCATGTCCTTtttatgtctgtgtgggttctctacAGGTACTGTGACTGCTCCCACAGTCCTGAGATATGCAGATAGTGGAGTAAGGTaaatttgtgattttaaattgggtTTAGATATGAATGttagtgcgaatggttgtctgtctctctgtgttagccctgtccagggtgtaccctgcctcttgccccacactcagaaaaataaaaggtgccaactggaaccaaaagtggttctttagactgatgccatagaagaaccttttttggtgccacaaagaacctttcaaacaatggttctttgaagaaccatttctttcagtggttcattgaagaacctttaaaggtgccccaaagaaccatcaagaaatggttctttggggcacctttaatggtttttcaaagaacctttttaaaaatagttcTTTAaagaatcatttttaaaaaggtccttcaaatggttctttaaaagaaccattttaaagaaccttttttgagtggttctttaaaaaaacattttaaatctttcaaaataaaatgcatcataaattgaatttgagtagggtaaaaataaatacgagcacagcatagacatatattaatggtttattgtcattttgtagttaccaaaagacaaaaaggcattttaaccctcagcacaacatcactactaatacatgtcacatattagtgttttaaacagtaataattaaatatatttgctatactataaataaatatatatataaatactatagctacagataacacaacaatacatgtattgtttaattaataaaacatcagaaagtgataaaacacattagaaatagcaatagcttcataacagaccaataaatcaacacattttcatcagcagatgtttgtatgttcagtaaaaatatttcaacaacaagtttatgattaaaatgatcaatgaactttaGCATTACGCTATGTAATGTACGtttcatgttgtactcatggtcctttgttagtccagtttaggataatgtctctgacgtatgtttcatatcaaatacagggagtgcagaattattaggcaaatgagtattttgtccacatcatcctcttcatgcatgttgtcttactccaagctgtataggctcgagagcctactaccaattaagcatattaggtgatgtgcatctctgtaatgagaaggggtgtggtctaatgacatcaacactcTATATctggtgtgcataattattaggcaacgtcctttcctttggcaaaatgggtcaaaagaaggacttgacaggctcagaaaagtcaaaaatagtgagatatcttgcagagggatgcagcagtctcaaaattgcaaagcttctgaagcgtgattatcgaacaatcaagcgttttattcaaaatagtcaacagggtcgcaagaagcgtgtggaaaaaccaaggcgcaaaataactgcccatgaactgagaaaagtcaagcgtgcagctgccaagatgccacttgccaccagtttggccatatttcagagctgcaacatcactggagtgcccaaaagcacaaggtgtgcaatactcagagacatggccaaggtaagaaaggctgaaagacgaccaccactgaacaagacacacaagctgaaacgtcaagactgggccaagaaatatctcaagactgatttttctaaggttttatggactgatgaaatgagagtgagtcttgatgggccagatggatgggcccgtggctggattggtaaagggcagagagctccagtccgactcagacgccagcaaggtggaggtggagtactggtttgggctggtatcatcaaagatgagcttgtggggccttttcgggttgaggatggagtcaagctcaactcccagtcctactgccagtttctggaagacaccttcttcaagcagtggtacaggaagaagtctgcatccttcaagaaaaacatgatttccatgcaggacaatgctccatcacacgcgtccaagtactccacagcgtggctggcaagaaagggtataaaagaagaaaaactaatgacatggcctccttgttcacctgatctgaaccccattgagaacctgtggtccatcatcaaatgtgagatttacaaggagggaaaacagtactcctctctgaacagtgtctgggaggctgtggttgctgctgcacgcaatgttgatggtgaacagatcaaaacactgacagaatccatggatggcaggcttttgagtgtccttgcaaagaaaggtggctatattggtcgctgatttgtttttgttttgtttttgaatgtcagaaatgtatatttgtgaatgtggagatgttatattggtttcgctggtaaaaataaataattgaaatgggtatatatttgttttttgttaagttgcctaataattatgcacagtaatagtcacctgcacacacagatatccccctaaaatagctaaaactaaaaacaaactaaaaactacttccaaaaacattcagctttgatattaatgagttttttgggttcattgagaacatggttgttgttcaataataatattcctcaaaaatacaacttgcctaataattctgcactccctgtatatgtcatatcaaaacaagcccacacctgcagttgtttcagtttttcactggtgtttcctgtcagctggtcaacctcacatccatatcagccaaccaaatgacaagttcctccctttgtgcttcaaatccctcccactctgagacaaggagctgaaagagatcgagaaaagagtcaattataaagaagagaaaagtgaaaccctcctcagaaggtctgactcgcatacctgcagttgacctgtgatggactccagtttgGCGTTCACGTCATCCCTCGCCGATGCCAGCAGCCgagtctgcagggtgccctggaagagctcagttaatgttcgactcctcctggtcaggctctccagctggatgagccgaggtctcccctctcgccgctgcctctgaacacagaaacacaaattgcatctgaagcaggaggtgcagatttttttgctattcttttctaaatccaggctagatcacgtggaggtatttggaaaacttttttggcCAGCGGACAactgttgtcttgcagaaagtcaaatcaaacatatgcgatacacaatcaattcacaagagcacataaaaaaataagtccagttcttgcctgatttcaagtgaaatctgcatcaaaacagggtgacagaagtaaaacgagagcacaaagcctcactttttacaagcctgctattacagttctcctctatgcagacgactttcctgttttcaaggcgcaacttggatctgctgtacgaatcttatggatacacactaaatgaaacaatagtgtgcatgactccagattctgatccctcatcctaatatggtcccaacatagcaacagcaagaaagcaaatgttgaggcttcaaaatacaaagtccataaaccaatggctgacatgggttttatcataagggtgataaatatacaaatttcagtctgtcttagagatttgatgttcatttacctgcagatgcactATACGTACCTGCTCCatggtttttcacaacattttgcacatcactatttaatacaggaagtaggtgaactaaaacaagtcatcgttctttgtgagaggaccatattaatgaaaccaacctcaatgacatcatagggatccctaaagatgctcctgctgcttttcttcctcctcatcctaagcttccttctccttgtcctcgccttccatccaattgtaattcaacctaattgtgtttctccccctcctcttcctcattttgttacttgtgtcaagccagcctccaattcgagacttgcagtcaagccagcctccagtttgttttacgttccctgtgtattcaaagtattacgggaatggatgtggaaaccggatttcaaaataaaagccaacttcgagtgaattaacagatatgttaagaacataataacatataatttaggctttttttttttttacaaactctaatgttagatctatatgacacagccttgtaccctaattgtgccctgtcactatcaaggccatcttattttggatttcaaagtaaaagccctgtgaatcttcatttttgaactactctttcaatgacttaataatgctcttaaaagcaaaagtcgtatttccaaatactatttgaactttatatcaacactttccaaccacagtctttttacagtgataccatatcaatatcaagtcagtctgattttgcctttcatagtaatggccctttgaaattgtccacaattgacctaactttcagtgatttcaaaatgctctaaaatggcacattcctgtttccacagggtaattccaccttagatcaacagtatacagccccacagtgataccatatcaatatcaagtcattctgattatgccttccaaaataaatgccCTTTCAAATTGAGCATATACGGCCTACTTTTTTGacgatttcaaaatgttcttaaacagaattttgctgtttccacaggataatttcactttaggtcaacagtatacaacctcacgatgttaccatatcaatTTCAAgtaattctgattatgccttccaaaataatggcctgttgaaaatgcccataattgacctaactttcagtgatttcagaatgctctaaaaaggaagatttcagtttccacaggataattccactttagatcaacagtatccaACCCGACAGTAAAACCATGTAAATTTCATGTTGGTCTGATTTCGCCTTTCAAATTAATGGCCCGTCGAATTTGTCCATATGTGATATACTCTTTCAATTATTtcagaatgttttaaaaatgaaaattgctgtttcaacACATAttgggttttcattttgaaaagcaaaatcagactcAATTGATTATGACAGAATTGAATCATAAAGATGATGTAAAAGGAAGctgaaattgccactaggttgtAATTGATAGTACGTTTATATTTTAAGTCTGTGGAAAGATGTCAttctaaataaagaaattacaaaacagCTTGCAAACCAACCATGACATCTTTCCACAGACTTAAAATATAAACGTACTATCAATTacaacctagtggcaatttcagCTTCCTTTTACATCATCTTTATGATTCAATTCTGTCATAATCAATTgagtctgattttgcttttcaaaatgaaaacccaaTATGTgttgaaacagcaattttcatttttaaaacattctgaAATAATTGAAAGAGTATATCACATATGGACAAATTCGACGGGCCATTAATTTGAAAGGCGAAATCAGACCAACATGAAATTTACATGGTTTTACTGTCGGGTtggatactgttgatctaaagtggaattatcctgtggaaactgaaatcttcctttttagagcattctgaaatcactgaaagttaggtcaattatgggcattttcaacaggccattattttggaaggcataatcagaattacTTGAAattgatatggtaacatcgtgaggttgtatactgttgacctaaagtgaaattatcctgtggaaacagcaaaattatgtttaagaacattttgaaatcgtCAAAAAAGTAGGCCGTATATGCTCAATTTGAAAGggcatttattttggaaggcataatcagaatgacttgatattgatatggtatcactgtggggctgtatactgttgatttaaggtggaattaccctgtggaaacaggaattttccattttagagcattttgaaattgttccaggatcaagtcAGATATGGGCagtttgaaaatgcttttatttttgaaagcaaaatcagaatgacttgatattgatatggtaacatcgtcaggttgtatactgttgaactaaagtgaaattatcctgtggaaacagcaaaattctgtttaagaacattttgaaatcgtCAAAAAAGTAGGCCGTATATGCTCAATTTGAAAGggcatttattttggaaggcataatcagaatgacttgatattgatatggtatcactgtggggctgtatactgttgatctggagtggaattaccctgtggaaacaggaaatttccattttagagcattttgaaatcactgaaagttaggtcaattatggacaatttaaaaagtcttttactttggaaggcataatcagaatgacttgacattgatatggtatcactgtggggctgtatactgttgatctaaggtggaattaccctgtggaaacaggaattttccattttagagcattttgaaattgttccaggatcaagtcAGATATGGGCattttgaaaatgcttttatttttgaaagcaaaatcagaatgacttgatattgatgtggtaacatcgtgaggttgtatactgttgacctaaagtgaaattatcctgtggaaacagcaattttcacttttagagcattttgaaatctt
The Maylandia zebra isolate NMK-2024a linkage group LG7, Mzebra_GT3a, whole genome shotgun sequence DNA segment above includes these coding regions:
- the LOC143419552 gene encoding uncharacterized protein LOC143419552, with amino-acid sequence MRRKKSSRSIFRDPYDVIERQRREGRPRLIQLESLTRRSRTLTELFQGTLQTRLLASARDDVNAKLESITGQLQLLVSEWEGFEAQREELVIWLADMDVRLTS